Below is a genomic region from Sphingomonas phyllosphaerae.
CGCCGCGCCGAGCGCGAGCGCGCGCATCGTCACCGCCGCGCCCTCGGCGGCCGAACTCGACACCACCAGCACGCGCGCGCCTGCGCCGGCCTTCAGCAAGTCGGGCAGCGCCTCGATCCCGCTCTGATGCGGCATGATGAGGTCGAGCAGGATGAAATCGACCCGCTCGGTGCGCAGGAAGGCGAGCGCACGCTGCGCATCGGGCAGCGCAGCGGCGAGATCGAACCGGCCACTGCCGCTGACGAACCGCGACAGCGCGGCGCGTGCAACCGCCGAATCGTCGACGATCAGCACACGCGGCCTACGTCGGGCCGGGCCGGCCGGATCGCTGCGCGGGATCATGACGGGTTCCGGCACCGGCCCGGTCGGGTTCAGGCGACGCCGACGATCTGGAGCTTGCTGTGCAACGTCTCCCGGTCGAATGGCTTCATCACATATTCGTCGGCGCCCGCCTCGATCGCGGCGCGGATGTGGGCCATGCCGTTCTCGGTGGTGCAGAACACCACCTTCGGGCGATGCGGCATCGGCTCCTCGCCCAGCGCGCGCAGGAATTCCATGCCGCTCATCACCGGCATGTTCCAGTCGAGCAGGATGACGTCGGGGCACGACTGCCGACATTGCGTCAGCGCCTCACGTCCGTCGCCTGCCTCGGACACCGAAAAGTCGAGCGCCTCCAGAATGTGACGGGCCACCTTGCGGATCACCTTCGAATCATCGACGATCAGGCAGGTTTTCATGTCTTTTCCGATATTTCTGGTGCTGACCGATCTTGGCCGCGCCGCAGTAAGGATGGGGTTAACGACCGCGCTCAGTTCAGCGCACTGGCGCGCGCGACCAGGCGGTCGATATCGACCGCCATCAAGGTTTCGCCGTCGCCCTCCGCGACGCCGGTGACGAAATCCCATTCGCCCGCCGCGCCCTGTGCGATCGGTGCCGGCGCGAGCGTGAAGGTCGCGACATCCTCCAGCGCATCGACGGCGATCGCATACAGATGCCCGTCGACCAGCGTCGCGACCGCGCGCCCGCCCTTGCCGTCACGCGGCATCGGCGTGCCGCCGAACAACGCGCGCACGTCGATCACGGTGGCGACGCGGCTGCGCATCGCCGCCAGCCCGACCACCGCCGGTGCCGCGCCCGGTGCGGGAACGGTGCTGTGGACCTCGACCACCGAATCGACGCGTTCGGCATCGAACAGCAATCCGCGGTCACCAACCCGCGCGACGAGGTGCAGGGCATGGTTCATGCGGCATATCCCTTCAGCGCGGCGATCAGCGCGGCGCGGTCGAAGCGGTAGAGCGGCTTGCCACGCTCGCGGCTGAGGCGCAGCGCCGGCACCGGGGGCGCATCGGCGTCATCCTCCATCGCCAGCGCCAGCGTAACCGGCGTGCCGGGCGGCGCGCGACGCACGACGCGATAGCCCGCCTGCTCGATCGCCGGCTTGAGGAACGCCTCCATCCAGCCGCTCTCCGCGCCATGGAGCAGGCACAGCGGACGCTCGGCGATCGCAGGCGCGTCGTCGAACAACGCCAGCGGATCGACCAGCTCGATCGGCTCGCCATCGATCACCGCCAGCCCTGCGATCACGCCATGCGGGTTGGCGGCCGGCGCGATATCCTGCGGCAGCGGCACGATCTCGATCGGATCGGCGATCGGATAGGCGAGTTCCTGATCGTCGAGCTGGAGGCGCAACACCTTCCGCACCTCACCCGCGACCGCACCCGTTCCCGCCCACACCGGGATCGAGCGGTCGCCGATCGTCAGCCACAGGCCACCGGCCAATGCGCGCACCGCGCCGGTCGCGACTCCCTCGATCCGGTCGACCGCATCCGACACGATCATCCGGCGCACGCCGTCGATGTCGTCGAACAGCAAGGCGCGCACCGGCTCGACCAGCTCCGCCTCCGCCACCGCGGCGTCGGGGCGCTCGAAGGCGAGCGCCGCGCGCGCCGCGATCGCCGAGCAATCCAGCAACAGGATCGGTGCGCCGTCGTCGGGCAGCATCTGCCCGGCGTAGATACCCGCGCACATCACCGCCGGGGCCGCCGGCTTGACCACCAGTTCCTGCGTGTCGCGCACGCCGTCGAGCGCCAGCGCGAACCGCCCCTCGCGCAACGAGACGATCGCGAGGAAACCGGGCGCCGCCTGGGATTCATCCTGTCCCAGCAGCGTCGGCAAAGACACCATCGGCAGTCGTTGTCCGCGCAGCAGCACCACCGCCCCCGCCGCGACCCGGTCGACCCGTACCGCGCCGCCATCCACCGCGACGATCTCGTCGACCGACTGGCGCGGGATCGCGAAGCGCGTCCCCGCGGCATCGACCAGCACCGCGTT
It encodes:
- a CDS encoding response regulator, which produces MKTCLIVDDSKVIRKVARHILEALDFSVSEAGDGREALTQCRQSCPDVILLDWNMPVMSGMEFLRALGEEPMPHRPKVVFCTTENGMAHIRAAIEAGADEYVMKPFDRETLHSKLQIVGVA
- a CDS encoding chemotaxis protein CheW, whose product is MNHALHLVARVGDRGLLFDAERVDSVVEVHSTVPAPGAAPAVVGLAAMRSRVATVIDVRALFGGTPMPRDGKGGRAVATLVDGHLYAIAVDALEDVATFTLAPAPIAQGAAGEWDFVTGVAEGDGETLMAVDIDRLVARASALN